The sequence below is a genomic window from Tepidisphaeraceae bacterium.
TGACGACCGTGTCCTCGCCCATCCTCGACAATAATCGCCTTGACCATCAGCGTGACGGGCTGCTGGCGTGGCAGGGGTGGCACGTGCGCGTACCGACCGACTGGTCACCGATTAAGATCGAGGGTGACTTCGACCGCGGCTTTGTGGCGATGGCCGACCTGGACCGCGAGCGCATCGGCATTCGCTGGCAGCAGGCGCGCAAGAACGGCGATCCGCACAAACTGGTCGCCGCGGCGATGATAAACGAGGTCGGCGTGCTCGCCGCCGCCGAGGCGACTGCATCCAACAACGAGCATTGGTCGGCGGCCCGGCTGTACATCGAGCCCGACCCGCCGGGGCGCGACGTCTGGATCGCCTACAGCGCCGCCACCGGGCGGTTGGTGCAAATCGTTTACCAGGCCGTTCGGCGCGACAACGTGTTGCGCGACACGCTCGTGCCCCACGTTCGCGACACCGGCGAAGCAGGCGGCGCCACGCTGTGGGCTGCGTTCTGGTTGAACGTGACGCTGCCGCGGCCGATGAAACTCAACGCCCAACGGCTGAACGTGGGCGACCTAGCCCTGTCGTTCGCCACGCCCGCAGGTGAACTGCTGGTGCGCCAGATGGCCGCCGCCCGCGTGGCGCTCGCCCGGCGGCCGTTGTCGGCGTGGGTTACCGCCAACCGCGAGCCCAAGCGCTATCGGCCCGTCGACGAACCGGAGACGGTCACTGTCGCGGGCATGGCAGGTGTGATGCAGCGCTACACGCGCCGCCGGCGGCTGGTGCTGGCGCGTTGGATCCCGCGCGGGTTCGTCTCCTACTGTATGCATGACACGGCCAGCGACCGGCTGACGATCGTGCGCGCTCCCGATGACGATCTCGCGCAACAGGCGATTAACGGCATCGGCCAACTCAACGCCGCCGCCGTTGGCAAGGACGGCGGCCCATGATGCCGTTCCGCAGCAAGCCCAAGCAGAAGACGCCGACGCGCGAAGAGGCGCTGTCGGTCAAACCGCTGCGCCTGGTGGAGGCCGACGTGCAACCCGACGGGAAGGGCGGCGCTAAACTGAAGGTGCCGCTGCAGCAGTCCAAGTGGTCGGGCATGTTCTTCAAGCTGCCCAGCGGCGCGACCAAGACGTTCGAACTCGACGAGATCGGCCTGCTCGTCTGGAACGGCTGCGACGGTAAGACGCCGGTCAAGCGGCTCGTGGAAACCGTGGCGAAGCAGTATGGCGTCAGCCCGCGCGAGGCGGAGGTCTCCACCTTCGCGTTCCTGCAGACGCTGATGAAGAAGAACCTGATCGGCCTGACGACGGAAAAACAGTAAACGCCCGAGCGGGCCCCGCGCATCACGGCGCGTGGCCCAGCGGGCTGAACGTGTGGTGTAACGATGACGATGACGGCGAAAGCTTCCGGCCAAGTGCAGCGACAACGGTCGCTGCCGTTCTCCAAGGCGATCGAAATCGCCTACAAGAGCATCCGCCTGCGCCTGTCGCGCAGCCTGCTGGTGACCAGCGGCATCGTGCTGGCGCTGGCGTTCCTGATGTCGATCCTCGCCGGTGAAGCGATGATCAAGGGCATGCGCGGCTGGATCGAAGCCGCCCCCACGTCGGCCGAGTTCGAATCGTTGCGGGCGCGGCGAGCGCAGATCGATGCCAGCCGTGAACCGCTCACCGCCGCCCTTATCGCCGCGGTCGCCCGCGACCCCGCCGCCGCCACCGCAACCGTGCCCGGTGAGGCCGTTACCAGCAACTTCAACTCGGTTGAGGTGTTTGGCGGCGAACTCCCCGACATCGCCAAGGAGGTCGGTTCCCCGCTGCCCGCCGGGGCGCAGGAACTGAAGGTGGCGTTCGACCACGACCCGAAGTTGGTCGACACGATGAAGCAATGGATAGCGACCGGCCGCGATCTGCAGGCCGTTCGCGCCGAAATCACCGGCCCCCAGCAACTCGAAGCCATGCTGAAAGGTGCCGGCGTGCCCACCACGCCGGCCGAGATCGCCAACAGTAAGATTCAGACGCGCTGGCTGATCGGCCTGGCACTGATGGTCGCGTTCGCCGGCATCCTGAACGCCATGTTGATGAGCGTGACCGAACGCTTCCGCGAGATCGGCACGATGAAGTGCCTGGGCGCCCTCGACAGCTTCATCATCAAACTGTTCCTGATTGAAAGTTTGTTCCAAGGCCTCGTCGGCACGATCATCGGCGTGATCGGTGGGCTGCTGCTCAGCCTCGTTTCGGTCTGGAGCACCTACGGCGGCTTCGCGTGGAAGAACATGCAGTGGAACGAACTGATGATCGGCATCGCCGTCTGCACCGCCGTTGGCATAGGCCTGACGGTGGCGGGGGCGCTGTACCCCGCCTGGCAGGCCGCCCGCATGCAGCCGATCGAGGCGATGCGGTCCGACGTGTAGAGGATTGAAGACATGAAGTATGAAGACATGAAGCCGCGATGTTGCCTTCTTCATGTTTCATGTCTTCATGTTTCACCAACTTGAGATAAGACAAGAAACACTGGAGTACCCATGAGCACCGCAGACACCAATCCCGTCCCCGCGCCAGCCGCGGCCAACGCGTTGTCGGAGCACACCGTGCGGTCGATCGACGTCAAACGCGTCTACAAGATGGGCACCGAAGAGGTCCACGCGCTCAAGGGCGTCACCGTCAGCATCGAGCGCGGCGAGTACATCTCCATCATGGGCCCCTCCGGCAGCGGCAAGTCCACGTTCTTCAACATGATCGGCGGCCTCGACAAGCCCTCCAGCGGCAAGGTCTACATCGACGAGGTCGACATCGCGCAGCTCGACAGCTACGAGCTCGCCTGGATGCGCTGCCACAAGATCGGCTACATCTTCCAGACCTTCAACCTGCTGACCGTGCAGACCGCGCTGGAGAACGTCATGCTGCCCATGGTCTTCGCAGGCATGAACACCTCTGAAGCGCAGGACCGCGCCGCGGAGATCCTCAAGCGCGTCGAACTGGGCCACCGTTTGTTCAACAAGCCCGGCGAGATGTCCGGCGGCCAGCAGCAGCGCGTCGCCATCGCCCGCGCGTTCGCCAACGACCCCGCGATCATCCTCGCCGACGAACCGACCGGTAACCTCGATTTGAACACCGGCACGCTCATCATTAAGCTGCTGCGCGACCTGAATAAGGAAAAGGGCGTCACGATCATCAGTGCCACGCACGACCACAAGATGCTGGCCGTCTCCGACCGCATCATCTGGATCCGCGACGGCCGCGTCGACAAGATCCAGAACCGCGAAGACCTGAAGATCGAGGTTGGCACCATCGAAGGTGCCGGCGGCGAGGACGCGCATTAGCGGTAGGATTCTGTTGCTCTGCCCGCTCTGTGGGACTAAGTTGAACGGTCATGGCGCTACCCCAGCTCAAACAACGCCGCTTCACGCCAGAAGAGTATTACAAGCTCGAGCGCGACGCCGCGTACAAGAGCGACTTCTATGACGGGGAGATCTTCGACATGTCCGGGGGCACGGCCCGGCACAGCAAGATCACCTTCAACCTGAGCGTTGCAGTGGGCATGCAGCTGCGTGGCAAGACGTGCGAAGCCTACGAATCCAACCTGCGCGTCGCGATCCTCAAGACCGGCTTGCGCACCTATCCTGACGTCAGCATCTACTGCCAGCCGCTGGACTTCGACCCCGAAGACACCGGACAGACCACGGCGGTTAATCCGACCGTCGTCTTCGAGGTACTCTCGCCCTCCACCGAGCGATACGACCGTGGCCTTAAGGCCGAACAGTATCGCCAGATCGACTCGCTGACGGCCCACGTGATCGTCTGGCAGACGGAAGCGAAGATCGAGGTCTTCGCCCGCGACGGCGACGCCTGGACGCCGACCGTCGCCACGGGACTGGACGCATCAATCGTCATTCCCGGGCCGGACGTGTCGATCAAGCTTGCCGACGTCTATGACCGCGTCACGTTCGACTAAATCACTGTTGACCGAGGCGCCGGCGGCGCGGACGCGCATTAGGCAGCGCCCGGTCGCGGCCGCTGCTCGCTTTACTGGATGACGATATGGAACAGCTGCGCATTGGCATCGTCGGGGCAGCGGGGCGGGGCGCATCGTTCAAGGCCGCGTTGGACGCGTCGGGCGAGGCCGTGCTGCATGCGGTGTGCGACGCACGGGCCGATGCGCTGCCCAAAGCGCAGGCGACGCTTGGGGCCCGCGAGGCGTACGTCGATTTCGACGAGATGATCGACCGCGCCGATTTGCACGCCGTCGTCATCGCCACGCCGATGCCGCTGCACGTGCCGCAGTCGATCCGCGCGCTGTCGGCCGGTTTGCACGTGCTGTCGGAGGTGCCCGCCGGCGTCAGCATCGACGAATGCCGCGCCCTCACGGTCGCCGCCCGGCGCAGTCGCGCCGCGTACATGATGGCCGAGAACTACACGTACATTCGCACCAACGCCATCGTGCGCGAGATGGTCGCCCGCGGCCTCTTCGGCGACACCTACTTCGCCGAGGCCGAGTACGTCCACGAGATCCGTAAGTACGAGACCTTTACTCCTTGGCGCCGCCACTGGCAGCTGGGCCTGCCGGGCAACACCTACTGCACGCACTCGCTCGGGCCCGTGTTGCAGTGGATGCCCGGCCACCGCGTGACGCAGGTCGCCTGCGCTGGCTCGGGCCAGCGGCACATTGATTCGACCGGCAAGCCGTTCGAGGGAACCAACAACCTCACGCTCTGCCGCACCGACAAGGGCGGCCTGATCAAGCTGCGCCTCGATTTGCTCTCCGATCGCCCGCACGCGATGACGAACTACCAGCTTCAGGGCGCCGACGGCTGCTACGAGTCCGCCCGCGCCCCCGGCGAGCCCGACCGCGTCTGGCTGCGCGCCCGATCGACCGATGCCAACGCGTGGACGCCGCTGGCCGACCTGGCCGACGAGTTCCTGCCCGACTACTGGAAGCACGCCAGCGAGCAGGCGAAGGCCGCGGGCCACGGGGGCGGCGATTACTTCGAGGTGATGGACTTCCTCGCCGCCTGCCGTGGCACGCGCCCCGCGCCCATCGGCATCGACGCCGCCATGGACATGACCCTCCCCGGCCTCGCCTCGCAGCAGTCGGCCGCGCAGGGCGGCGCCTGGGTCGACGTGCCCGATTCGCGCCAGTGGACGGCCGACTATGTGCACCGCGACGGCCAGCTCAACATGATCTTCCCCGACCGCGCCGCCACGCCCCCGGCCGACGTGCCGCCCGGCTACGCGCTGCGCCCGTTCGACGCCGCCCGCGACGTGCCCGCCTACGCCGCGCTCATGAACAAG
It includes:
- a CDS encoding GNAT family N-acetyltransferase — translated: MEQLRIGIVGAAGRGASFKAALDASGEAVLHAVCDARADALPKAQATLGAREAYVDFDEMIDRADLHAVVIATPMPLHVPQSIRALSAGLHVLSEVPAGVSIDECRALTVAARRSRAAYMMAENYTYIRTNAIVREMVARGLFGDTYFAEAEYVHEIRKYETFTPWRRHWQLGLPGNTYCTHSLGPVLQWMPGHRVTQVACAGSGQRHIDSTGKPFEGTNNLTLCRTDKGGLIKLRLDLLSDRPHAMTNYQLQGADGCYESARAPGEPDRVWLRARSTDANAWTPLADLADEFLPDYWKHASEQAKAAGHGGGDYFEVMDFLAACRGTRPAPIGIDAAMDMTLPGLASQQSAAQGGAWVDVPDSRQWTADYVHRDGQLNMIFPDRAATPPADVPPGYALRPFDAARDVPAYAALMNKAGFGDWPPDRVLSTSRNALDSGHLVIEHLETRALVATALANHSPSALHPNGGELGWVAADPAHAGRGLGRAACAAVVALLRTRGYRRLFLLTDDFRLPAIAIYLRLGFEPLLHNNAMPIRWDAVRTALRR
- a CDS encoding ABC transporter ATP-binding protein produces the protein MSTADTNPVPAPAAANALSEHTVRSIDVKRVYKMGTEEVHALKGVTVSIERGEYISIMGPSGSGKSTFFNMIGGLDKPSSGKVYIDEVDIAQLDSYELAWMRCHKIGYIFQTFNLLTVQTALENVMLPMVFAGMNTSEAQDRAAEILKRVELGHRLFNKPGEMSGGQQQRVAIARAFANDPAIILADEPTGNLDLNTGTLIIKLLRDLNKEKGVTIISATHDHKMLAVSDRIIWIRDGRVDKIQNREDLKIEVGTIEGAGGEDAH
- a CDS encoding FtsX-like permease family protein, which codes for MTAKASGQVQRQRSLPFSKAIEIAYKSIRLRLSRSLLVTSGIVLALAFLMSILAGEAMIKGMRGWIEAAPTSAEFESLRARRAQIDASREPLTAALIAAVARDPAAATATVPGEAVTSNFNSVEVFGGELPDIAKEVGSPLPAGAQELKVAFDHDPKLVDTMKQWIATGRDLQAVRAEITGPQQLEAMLKGAGVPTTPAEIANSKIQTRWLIGLALMVAFAGILNAMLMSVTERFREIGTMKCLGALDSFIIKLFLIESLFQGLVGTIIGVIGGLLLSLVSVWSTYGGFAWKNMQWNELMIGIAVCTAVGIGLTVAGALYPAWQAARMQPIEAMRSDV
- a CDS encoding PqqD family protein translates to MMPFRSKPKQKTPTREEALSVKPLRLVEADVQPDGKGGAKLKVPLQQSKWSGMFFKLPSGATKTFELDEIGLLVWNGCDGKTPVKRLVETVAKQYGVSPREAEVSTFAFLQTLMKKNLIGLTTEKQ
- a CDS encoding Uma2 family endonuclease, translated to MALPQLKQRRFTPEEYYKLERDAAYKSDFYDGEIFDMSGGTARHSKITFNLSVAVGMQLRGKTCEAYESNLRVAILKTGLRTYPDVSIYCQPLDFDPEDTGQTTAVNPTVVFEVLSPSTERYDRGLKAEQYRQIDSLTAHVIVWQTEAKIEVFARDGDAWTPTVATGLDASIVIPGPDVSIKLADVYDRVTFD